A single Pseudoalteromonas phenolica DNA region contains:
- a CDS encoding SDR family oxidoreductase has product MTKHVVITGANRGIGLEFAKQYLAQGFEVTAVVRKPSAELEELSVNVIEGIDVSQGDDVARLASALSGTAIDVLINNAGIFENESLANMDFEAINAQLQINAVAPVRVTHALQTNLSNGSKVAMITSRMGSIADNGSGAYIGYRMSKAALNAAGVSLAHELKPKGVAVALLHPGFVQTQMVNFAGDISPQVAAERLIQRIEELNLGNTGSFWHSNGDILPW; this is encoded by the coding sequence ATGACAAAACATGTGGTGATTACTGGGGCAAATCGCGGTATCGGCCTTGAGTTCGCAAAGCAGTATTTAGCGCAAGGTTTTGAAGTAACCGCAGTTGTTCGTAAGCCATCAGCTGAACTAGAAGAATTATCGGTTAACGTCATCGAAGGTATTGACGTAAGCCAAGGTGATGATGTTGCTCGATTAGCATCAGCGCTTAGCGGTACAGCTATTGATGTGTTGATTAACAACGCGGGTATTTTTGAAAACGAAAGCCTCGCCAATATGGACTTTGAGGCCATCAATGCCCAACTTCAGATCAATGCGGTAGCGCCAGTACGAGTCACACACGCTTTGCAAACTAACTTAAGCAATGGCAGTAAAGTAGCGATGATCACCAGTCGTATGGGCTCAATCGCTGATAATGGCTCAGGTGCTTACATTGGTTACCGTATGTCAAAGGCAGCACTCAATGCAGCCGGTGTCAGTTTAGCGCACGAACTAAAACCTAAAGGTGTGGCAGTTGCTTTATTACATCCGGGCTTTGTACAAACTCAGATGGTTAACTTCGCCGGTGATATCTCACCTCAAGTTGCTGCAGAGCGATTAATACAACGCATCGAAGAGCTGAACTTAGGCAATACAGGTAGTTTCTGGCACTCAAACGGTGACATTTTACCTTGGTAA
- a CDS encoding dUTP diphosphatase → MSANTTKLVVMLEMQNAMNTKVHEQWFNQGFEWYRAIWVECAEMLDHYGWKWWKKQTPDTEQVILELVDIFHFGLSLRIDGVKSYEQLATELEKELSEPQLAEDFKQTLEQLAASAVADKSFNAQAFAGCMQQIGMSIDDLYRGYVGKNTLNFFRQDHGYKDGSYIKVWNGQEDNEHLVEVVKSLDTEHADFAKQVYAGLQARYPA, encoded by the coding sequence ATGTCTGCGAACACAACAAAACTAGTCGTTATGCTAGAAATGCAAAACGCCATGAACACTAAGGTTCATGAGCAATGGTTTAACCAGGGGTTTGAATGGTATCGCGCTATTTGGGTTGAGTGTGCTGAAATGCTAGATCACTACGGTTGGAAGTGGTGGAAAAAGCAAACACCAGATACTGAGCAAGTGATTTTAGAGCTGGTGGATATTTTCCACTTCGGCTTATCGCTACGAATTGATGGCGTTAAAAGCTATGAGCAGCTAGCAACTGAGCTTGAAAAAGAATTAAGCGAGCCGCAACTTGCTGAAGACTTTAAACAAACACTTGAGCAACTAGCTGCGAGCGCAGTGGCTGATAAGTCTTTCAACGCGCAAGCATTTGCTGGTTGTATGCAGCAAATCGGCATGAGCATTGATGATTTATATCGTGGTTATGTGGGCAAGAATACGCTGAACTTCTTCCGTCAAGATCACGGTTATAAAGATGGCTCTTATATCAAAGTATGGAATGGTCAAGAAGACAATGAGCATCTGGTTGAAGTTGTGAAAAGCCTAGACACTGAGCATGCTGATTTTGCTAAGCAAGTTTATGCAGGGCTTCAAGCACGCTACCCTGCATGA
- a CDS encoding cyclic nucleotide-binding domain-containing protein — protein MKLLEHVPLIKQLEIINRLPFFSDFTLAERQVLLESFSHLYLVQKDKHAFRRFEKDNRLFIILSGELAIFKKEELSQLGKVGPGEFIGEGAFICKREHSTNAKALSDSILLTITPEALTRLPSVIREKIKDKIIEGMGQRIAKLNSYIEESM, from the coding sequence ATGAAGTTACTAGAACATGTACCGCTGATTAAACAGCTAGAAATAATCAATCGCCTGCCTTTTTTTAGTGACTTCACCTTAGCTGAAAGACAAGTATTACTTGAATCCTTCAGTCATTTATATCTCGTTCAAAAAGACAAACATGCGTTCAGACGTTTCGAAAAAGATAACCGTTTGTTTATTATTCTAAGTGGTGAGCTCGCTATATTTAAAAAAGAAGAACTCAGTCAGCTCGGCAAGGTCGGTCCGGGTGAATTTATTGGCGAAGGCGCATTTATTTGTAAACGTGAACACAGTACCAATGCCAAAGCGCTAAGTGACAGTATTTTACTGACTATAACACCAGAAGCATTAACTCGCTTACCAAGTGTGATCAGAGAAAAAATTAAAGATAAAATAATTGAAGGAATGGGTCAGCGAATTGCAAAGCTAAATAGTTATATTGAGGAAAGTATGTAG
- the cysQ gene encoding 3'(2'),5'-bisphosphate nucleotidase CysQ, with amino-acid sequence MQSLLEPCIALAQKAGQAIMDIYKQDDIGQQEKSDHTPVTKADLASNEVLVAGLQAIAPDIPIMSEETPIPALEKRREWQRYWLLDPMDGTGEFILQSGDFAVNIALIENNKPVLGVIFWPAKNTTYFAYAGFGAFKRVGEAQQQISVASPDNLTLAVSRRQKLEAVSQYLNSQFDTVALGSCSLKACIIAEGKADCFLRIGPTGEWDTGASQVIVEEAGGCITDSEFNPLTYNQRETTENPDFIVMGHPDWQFQKLITPHQRIVE; translated from the coding sequence ATGCAGTCATTATTAGAGCCGTGTATTGCGCTTGCCCAAAAAGCAGGGCAAGCGATTATGGATATCTATAAACAAGATGACATAGGTCAGCAAGAAAAGTCTGACCACACACCGGTCACCAAAGCTGACTTAGCCTCAAACGAGGTACTGGTGGCAGGTTTACAAGCTATAGCGCCTGATATTCCTATTATGTCTGAAGAAACGCCTATTCCTGCCCTTGAAAAACGCCGTGAGTGGCAGCGTTATTGGTTACTTGATCCTATGGATGGCACTGGCGAGTTTATTCTGCAAAGTGGTGATTTTGCGGTAAATATTGCATTAATAGAAAACAACAAACCTGTGCTTGGGGTGATTTTCTGGCCTGCTAAAAATACTACATACTTTGCTTATGCAGGCTTCGGTGCATTTAAGCGAGTAGGTGAAGCACAGCAGCAAATTAGCGTTGCCTCACCAGATAACTTAACTTTGGCGGTGAGCCGCAGGCAAAAACTCGAAGCAGTTAGCCAGTATTTGAATAGTCAATTTGATACCGTTGCGCTTGGCTCATGCTCACTCAAGGCGTGCATTATCGCTGAAGGCAAAGCCGATTGTTTTTTAAGAATTGGCCCAACAGGCGAGTGGGATACAGGCGCTTCACAAGTAATTGTAGAAGAAGCCGGTGGCTGTATCACTGATTCTGAGTTTAACCCTTTAACTTATAATCAGCGCGAAACCACAGAAAATCCAGATTTTATCGTTATGGGTCACCCAGATTGGCAATTCCAAAAGCTGATCACGCCTCACCAGCGTATTGTTGAGTAA
- a CDS encoding 2OG-Fe dioxygenase family protein, protein MTAVNNQNLLQLRFIQQPHIEGVKPFFDHLPDNPYADGAFRKRRYSVLKFVDNEVSLQPTKAFVQDDSINNFQGNIERVYENLETDLINSDAFKHLLTEFRAMTGIEESRDIEVHQFRMLAIESDTPPAPEGVHQDGFDHVCVCGVSHENIAGGELLVYEHKEAEPCFKMEIKDGLFALVNDREVWHNATPMNKLNADEVGYLDCFVFTA, encoded by the coding sequence ATGACAGCAGTAAACAACCAGAATTTGCTTCAATTACGTTTTATTCAACAGCCTCATATTGAAGGTGTAAAACCATTCTTTGATCATCTACCTGATAACCCATATGCAGACGGTGCTTTCCGTAAACGTCGTTATTCGGTATTGAAGTTTGTTGATAATGAAGTAAGCCTTCAGCCAACTAAAGCGTTTGTTCAAGACGACTCAATTAACAACTTTCAGGGTAATATTGAGCGCGTTTATGAGAATTTAGAAACCGATTTAATTAACAGCGATGCATTTAAACATTTACTGACTGAATTCAGAGCGATGACAGGCATTGAAGAGAGCCGTGACATCGAAGTTCATCAGTTCAGAATGTTAGCGATTGAAAGCGACACACCACCGGCACCAGAAGGTGTTCACCAAGATGGTTTTGATCATGTATGTGTATGTGGCGTCTCTCATGAAAATATCGCAGGCGGTGAGCTGCTGGTATACGAGCACAAAGAAGCTGAGCCTTGCTTCAAGATGGAAATCAAAGACGGTTTGTTTGCACTTGTGAATGACCGTGAAGTTTGGCACAACGCCACACCGATGAATAAACTAAATGCCGATGAAGTTGGTTATTTAGATTGCTTCGTGTTTACAGCGTAA
- a CDS encoding cysteine desulfurase-like protein, with protein MELQKLRRQFPALMQQVSGQSPIFLDGPGGSQVPQSVLSAMSAYLGYYNSNLGGAFFSSDKTVSLMDNARQAVADLLNAPSKEQIVFGANMTSLTFSFSRAISRDWQAGDEVIVTNADHFSNVSSWRQAAEDKGALVHAVKINEADCTLDLAHYKSLLNDKTKLVAVTYASNTTGSINDIKQIVELAHQVGALVYVDAVHYAPHELIDVQALNCDFLACSAYKFFGPHVGIVYGKREHLESFTPYKVEPAKDVIPGRWETGTQSFEGLAGLIAAIDYIASLSDLPESTPRRERLAQAFAHTKEHEMALSAYFLKRLADFPQIRLYGIEDESRLAERTPTFALTFEGLAPREVSAFLGKQHMCVWDGNFYAQGLCEQLGVMDKGGVVRIGCMHYNTIEELEKLFSVFEALLAN; from the coding sequence ATGGAACTACAAAAATTGCGTCGTCAGTTCCCTGCACTTATGCAGCAGGTGAGTGGTCAATCTCCTATTTTCCTTGATGGTCCGGGTGGCTCGCAAGTACCTCAGTCAGTGTTGAGTGCGATGTCGGCTTATTTGGGTTACTACAACTCAAATTTAGGTGGTGCATTCTTCTCAAGCGATAAAACTGTCAGTTTAATGGACAATGCGCGTCAAGCAGTTGCTGATTTATTAAATGCGCCTAGCAAAGAGCAAATCGTGTTTGGCGCGAACATGACGAGTCTAACATTTAGCTTTAGCCGTGCGATATCACGTGACTGGCAAGCGGGTGATGAGGTGATTGTGACCAATGCCGATCACTTCTCAAATGTGTCTTCTTGGCGTCAGGCTGCTGAAGATAAAGGCGCACTTGTACATGCTGTAAAAATCAATGAAGCGGATTGCACTCTAGATTTAGCACACTACAAGTCATTGTTAAATGACAAGACTAAGCTAGTTGCAGTGACTTATGCGTCGAACACCACGGGTTCTATTAACGATATTAAACAGATCGTTGAACTTGCGCACCAAGTTGGTGCATTGGTGTATGTAGATGCGGTTCACTACGCGCCTCATGAGCTTATCGATGTACAAGCTCTTAATTGTGATTTCTTAGCTTGCTCGGCTTACAAGTTCTTTGGCCCACACGTAGGGATTGTTTATGGTAAGCGTGAACATTTAGAAAGTTTTACGCCATACAAAGTAGAACCAGCAAAAGACGTGATCCCAGGTCGTTGGGAAACTGGTACTCAGAGCTTTGAAGGTTTGGCGGGTTTGATTGCCGCGATTGACTACATAGCTAGTCTAAGTGACCTACCAGAAAGCACGCCACGTCGTGAGCGTTTAGCACAGGCGTTTGCTCATACTAAAGAACATGAAATGGCATTAAGTGCGTACTTCTTAAAGCGTCTTGCTGATTTTCCTCAGATCCGTTTATACGGTATCGAAGATGAATCTCGTCTTGCTGAGCGTACACCAACTTTTGCTTTAACATTTGAAGGCTTAGCACCGCGTGAAGTGTCTGCGTTCTTAGGTAAGCAACATATGTGCGTGTGGGATGGTAACTTCTATGCGCAAGGCTTATGTGAGCAGCTTGGTGTAATGGATAAAGGGGGTGTTGTTCGTATTGGTTGTATGCACTACAACACCATTGAAGAGCTAGAAAAATTATTCAGTGTGTTTGAAGCGCTGTTAGCAAACTAA
- the yrfG gene encoding GMP/IMP nucleotidase has protein sequence MLNWSKIDTVLLDMDGTLLDLHFDNHFWLNVIPEQLAKKHNISVAKAFADIEKRYQAVEGKIQWYCLDYWQKELDLPIMELKREIQHLITVRDDVPEFLKALKAAGKELILLTNAHPDSLSLKVERTQFDQYLDKLISTHEYGVSKECQSLWQQVQADLGFDKSKTLFVDDSLSVLASAKQFGIEHLLAVANPDSKQPVKDITGYLSITDYRTLLPIA, from the coding sequence ATGTTAAATTGGTCAAAAATCGATACCGTTTTATTAGATATGGACGGCACCCTGCTCGATCTGCATTTTGATAACCATTTTTGGTTAAATGTGATCCCCGAACAGCTCGCAAAAAAACACAATATCAGTGTCGCAAAAGCTTTTGCTGATATAGAAAAGCGCTACCAAGCTGTAGAAGGAAAAATACAGTGGTACTGCTTAGATTATTGGCAAAAAGAACTCGATCTCCCCATTATGGAACTTAAACGAGAGATACAGCACCTGATCACTGTACGTGATGATGTACCAGAGTTTTTAAAAGCGTTAAAAGCAGCAGGAAAAGAGTTAATTCTACTCACCAATGCACACCCTGATAGCTTAAGCTTAAAAGTAGAGCGCACTCAGTTTGATCAATACCTCGATAAGCTGATTTCAACCCATGAGTATGGTGTGAGTAAAGAATGTCAAAGTTTATGGCAGCAAGTTCAAGCTGATTTAGGTTTTGATAAAAGTAAAACTTTATTCGTCGATGACAGTTTAAGCGTATTAGCTTCAGCTAAACAATTTGGCATTGAGCACTTATTAGCTGTTGCTAACCCAGATAGCAAACAGCCAGTGAAAGACATCACTGGCTATTTATCAATTACTGACTATCGCACTTTATTGCCGATAGCTTAA
- the nudE gene encoding ADP compounds hydrolase NudE — MSQKKHPNPPEIIHCDVVAKSKLFTVESLDLTFSNGEQRQYERIRGGGRGAVMVVPITADNELLLVREYCAGTHNYQLGFPKGLIDPGETAKQAGNRELKEEVGMGAEQFDELKTLSLAPSYFNARMHILVAQNLYQESLEGDEPEPLVVVKWPLEEWQSLLEQEDFTEARSVAALMLLQTFLAEKE; from the coding sequence ATGTCACAGAAAAAGCATCCAAACCCACCTGAAATTATCCACTGCGATGTAGTGGCCAAAAGTAAACTCTTTACCGTTGAATCCCTAGATTTGACCTTTTCAAATGGTGAGCAGCGCCAATATGAACGAATTCGAGGCGGTGGTCGAGGTGCTGTGATGGTGGTGCCAATCACTGCTGACAACGAACTTTTATTAGTCAGAGAATATTGCGCGGGCACGCATAACTACCAGCTTGGCTTTCCTAAAGGCTTAATTGACCCTGGGGAAACCGCAAAGCAAGCAGGCAACCGCGAGCTAAAAGAAGAAGTAGGTATGGGCGCTGAGCAGTTTGATGAGTTAAAAACATTGTCACTGGCACCAAGTTATTTTAATGCTCGCATGCACATTTTGGTTGCGCAAAATCTCTACCAAGAAAGTTTAGAAGGTGATGAACCTGAGCCGCTGGTGGTTGTAAAATGGCCATTAGAGGAATGGCAGTCTTTGCTTGAGCAAGAAGACTTTACTGAAGCTCGAAGTGTAGCAGCGCTTATGCTGTTACAAACCTTTCTAGCAGAAAAGGAGTAG
- a CDS encoding fatty acid cis/trans isomerase, giving the protein MPFKKGFVLTCLLFLSGCVALAANHYETLFGPAQTQQREVVANTPHATQYLNDVKPIIEQRCVVCHGCYDAPCQLKLSSPEGIDRGLSKEPVYDGTRLLAQTPSRLLIDATSTQQWRDKGFTAVLNEHQQSADANLAASVMYRSLLLKQNAELPAQQVLGDEFDFSLDRTATCPSIEEFDSYAQKQPHAGMPYGLPALEQSEFAVLHDWLKSGAKMAQIAPPTLTELAQIEIWEAFLNQDNLKTRLSARYIYEHWYLANIYFNEANKSDSPSFFKLVRSKTPPGQAIEIIATRRPFDEPNVERVYYRFQHQRGTVLSKTHMPLAINPQKLARLKAQFIDADYVVSSLPGYAPEVASNPFKSFAQLPVKSKYQFMLDEAHLIISGFIKGPVCRGQIALNVINDHFWVAFVDPDKNSSPKISEFLLNHNDELALPAAEQSNALPLSSWAKYATRQHEYLNAKTKLANQVFADGSNLTTDLIWQGDGHNRNAALTVFRHFDSATVVKGFVGQPPKTMWLLDYALFERIHYLLVAGFDVYGNVGHQLITRLYMDFLRLEGEQNFINLLPQDERQKVKNHWYRKSHLSLSEFINRKTTLAAPTGMQFTTAEPKLELYTKFKQHLQPILSERYAYNLVSKPLAKLNALPSKAINLLPQVSFILVKHGEQHKAYTLIHHNAHYNISSLLNEEGQRAYDEDTATLVPGFIGDYPAAIWYLPNSEHVHSFVENMHSMQSEADYRALKQQFAIRRSHPQFWQYSDLLHEVAKQYKGIEYGVFDYNRLENR; this is encoded by the coding sequence ATGCCTTTTAAAAAAGGATTTGTACTTACTTGCCTACTTTTTCTAAGTGGTTGTGTTGCACTTGCTGCCAACCACTACGAAACCTTGTTTGGACCAGCACAAACACAGCAGCGCGAAGTTGTTGCAAACACGCCTCATGCGACACAATATCTGAATGACGTAAAGCCGATTATTGAGCAGCGCTGTGTGGTATGCCATGGTTGTTATGATGCACCATGTCAGCTGAAGCTCTCCTCTCCAGAAGGCATTGACCGAGGCTTGAGTAAAGAGCCTGTTTATGACGGTACTCGTTTGTTGGCGCAAACGCCGTCACGTTTACTGATAGATGCCACATCTACACAACAATGGCGCGACAAAGGTTTTACCGCGGTGCTTAACGAGCATCAGCAAAGTGCAGATGCAAATTTAGCAGCCTCTGTGATGTATCGTTCATTATTATTAAAACAAAATGCTGAATTACCTGCACAGCAAGTGCTTGGTGATGAATTTGATTTTAGCCTAGACAGAACGGCCACTTGCCCGAGCATCGAAGAGTTTGACAGTTATGCCCAAAAGCAGCCTCATGCGGGCATGCCTTATGGTTTACCAGCGTTAGAGCAAAGTGAATTTGCTGTATTACACGATTGGTTAAAAAGCGGTGCTAAAATGGCTCAGATTGCGCCGCCGACCTTAACGGAGCTTGCACAAATTGAAATCTGGGAAGCGTTTCTAAACCAAGATAATCTCAAGACGCGTTTGTCAGCGCGTTATATATACGAGCATTGGTATTTGGCGAATATTTACTTTAATGAAGCCAATAAATCAGACTCGCCGAGCTTTTTTAAATTAGTACGCTCTAAAACACCACCGGGGCAGGCAATTGAAATTATCGCGACACGCCGACCTTTTGATGAGCCAAACGTTGAGCGCGTATATTACCGTTTTCAACATCAGCGCGGCACAGTTTTGTCGAAAACCCATATGCCGTTGGCAATCAACCCGCAAAAGTTAGCGCGTTTAAAAGCACAGTTTATTGATGCGGATTATGTGGTTTCGAGTTTACCAGGTTATGCGCCTGAGGTAGCTTCGAATCCCTTTAAGAGTTTTGCGCAGTTACCTGTTAAGTCTAAATATCAGTTTATGTTAGATGAAGCGCATTTGATTATTAGTGGCTTTATCAAAGGGCCGGTTTGCCGCGGGCAAATTGCATTGAATGTGATTAACGATCATTTTTGGGTCGCCTTTGTGGATCCTGACAAAAACAGTTCACCGAAAATCAGTGAGTTTTTGTTAAATCATAATGATGAATTAGCATTACCCGCAGCCGAACAAAGCAATGCTTTACCACTTTCGAGTTGGGCAAAATATGCAACTCGCCAACATGAGTACTTAAATGCCAAAACTAAATTAGCGAATCAAGTATTTGCCGATGGCAGTAATTTAACCACAGATTTAATTTGGCAAGGTGATGGACATAACCGTAATGCAGCACTCACTGTATTTCGCCACTTCGACAGTGCAACAGTGGTAAAGGGCTTTGTTGGCCAACCACCAAAAACGATGTGGTTATTAGATTATGCTCTGTTTGAACGTATTCATTATTTGCTGGTGGCAGGGTTTGATGTGTATGGCAATGTCGGACATCAGTTGATTACTCGTTTATATATGGACTTTTTACGTCTTGAGGGCGAACAGAACTTTATTAATTTGCTGCCGCAAGATGAAAGGCAAAAAGTCAAAAATCACTGGTACCGTAAATCGCATTTAAGTTTAAGTGAGTTTATTAATCGTAAAACCACCCTAGCTGCCCCGACGGGGATGCAATTTACCACCGCTGAGCCTAAGCTCGAGCTATACACTAAGTTTAAACAGCATTTGCAGCCTATCTTAAGTGAGCGCTATGCCTATAACTTGGTATCTAAGCCATTGGCAAAACTCAATGCGTTACCGAGCAAAGCCATTAACTTACTGCCTCAAGTGTCATTTATTTTAGTCAAGCACGGCGAGCAGCATAAAGCGTATACGCTTATTCATCATAACGCGCACTACAATATTTCGAGTTTATTGAATGAAGAAGGTCAGCGTGCTTACGATGAAGATACTGCGACCCTAGTTCCTGGGTTTATAGGAGATTACCCTGCTGCCATATGGTATTTACCTAATTCGGAGCATGTTCATAGCTTTGTTGAAAATATGCATAGCATGCAAAGTGAGGCCGACTACAGAGCTCTAAAACAGCAATTCGCAATACGTCGAAGTCATCCGCAATTTTGGCAATATAGTGATCTGTTGCATGAGGTGGCTAAGCAGTACAAGGGCATCGAATATGGGGTGTTCGATTACAATCGACTTGAGAACAGATAA
- a CDS encoding VOC family protein — translation MAKVTSSPISAFCWAELCSSDWAGGKQFYTQLFDWQFDDQPIGEDCYYTMLKKQADDIAAMYQMMPEQKEANIPSHWLGYIAVNDVDAIADKAKGLGATVIHGPCDVMSAGRMVMISDPDGAFVAFWQANEHIGTQRVLEKNTPYWHELACRGNEKIGQFYSELLGWHIQVEKMEQMDYTLFCNEQGPVAGMLEMTEEWEGIPPHWMIYFAVADCDAMSEKAASLGGQVCVPPTDIPNIGRFAVITDPQGAVFSIMQSCNDDIDLDA, via the coding sequence ATGGCCAAAGTCACTTCATCACCAATTTCAGCTTTTTGTTGGGCAGAACTATGTTCATCAGATTGGGCGGGTGGAAAACAATTCTATACGCAACTCTTTGATTGGCAGTTTGACGATCAGCCAATCGGAGAAGATTGTTATTACACTATGCTAAAGAAGCAAGCAGATGATATCGCGGCCATGTATCAAATGATGCCTGAGCAAAAAGAGGCGAATATTCCCAGTCATTGGTTAGGTTATATTGCCGTAAATGATGTTGATGCTATCGCCGATAAAGCAAAGGGATTAGGTGCTACTGTTATTCATGGTCCTTGTGATGTGATGAGTGCAGGTCGTATGGTGATGATCAGCGACCCTGACGGCGCGTTTGTGGCATTTTGGCAAGCTAATGAACATATTGGTACACAGAGAGTCTTAGAGAAAAACACGCCTTATTGGCATGAACTTGCTTGTCGAGGCAATGAGAAAATTGGACAGTTTTATAGTGAGTTATTAGGTTGGCACATCCAAGTCGAAAAAATGGAGCAAATGGATTATACCTTGTTTTGTAATGAACAAGGGCCTGTTGCTGGCATGCTCGAAATGACCGAAGAGTGGGAGGGCATACCACCCCATTGGATGATCTATTTTGCGGTGGCTGATTGTGATGCGATGTCTGAAAAAGCGGCGTCTTTAGGCGGGCAAGTTTGCGTTCCACCTACTGATATTCCAAATATCGGGCGTTTTGCCGTTATCACAGATCCGCAAGGTGCAGTATTCTCAATTATGCAGTCTTGTAATGACGATATTGATTTGGATGCTTGA